In a single window of the Alphaproteobacteria bacterium LSUCC0684 genome:
- the trmD gene encoding tRNA (guanosine(37)-N1)-methyltransferase TrmD: MAEGGRKGSDTACWQVRICTLFPEMFPGPLGQSLAGKALRNGIWSLELIDIRDHGIGRHRMVDDTPFGGGPGMVMRPDVMDAALNTAMEGFGKDTPRIYFSPRGRKLDQAMAEELAAEPRVIMIAGRYEGLDQRVIDHAGLAEVSIGDYVLSGGELPALVAIDAVVRLLPGVMGNANAHAEDSFSTGLLEHPLYTQPREWQGMEVPSVLTGGNHQAIADWRLEEAIAVTRARRPDLWQAWQNKESKK, encoded by the coding sequence ATGGCTGAAGGGGGTAGGAAAGGGTCAGATACGGCGTGCTGGCAGGTTCGCATCTGCACGCTTTTCCCGGAGATGTTTCCGGGCCCGCTCGGCCAGTCGCTTGCGGGCAAGGCGCTTCGGAACGGGATCTGGTCGCTTGAACTGATCGATATACGGGATCATGGCATTGGCCGGCATCGGATGGTCGATGATACGCCCTTTGGTGGCGGGCCGGGGATGGTGATGCGGCCGGATGTGATGGATGCCGCGCTCAATACCGCGATGGAGGGGTTCGGCAAAGACACGCCGAGGATTTACTTCTCGCCCCGCGGCCGAAAGCTTGATCAGGCGATGGCCGAGGAGCTTGCCGCCGAGCCCCGGGTGATCATGATTGCCGGCCGCTATGAGGGCCTTGACCAGCGGGTGATCGATCATGCCGGGCTTGCCGAGGTCAGCATCGGGGATTATGTGCTCTCAGGCGGTGAACTGCCGGCTCTTGTTGCGATCGATGCGGTGGTGCGGCTCCTCCCAGGTGTCATGGGTAACGCCAACGCCCATGCCGAAGACAGTTTTTCCACCGGGCTTCTGGAACATCCGCTCTACACCCAGCCCCGGGAATGGCAGGGGATGGAGGTGCCATCGGTACTGACAGGCGGCAACCATCAGGCGATTGCCGACTGGCGGCTTGAAGAGGCCATTGCCGTGACCCGGGCGCGCCGCCCGGATCTGTGGCAGGCGTGGCAGAACAAGGAAAGCAAGAAATAA
- a CDS encoding PfkB family carbohydrate kinase, which yields MSALLSIQSAVTYGAVGNTMAELVMAGSRHHLCRIDTVQLTAHPGHGFRAGGSLPDTEFADLLGGLSKLGIWADFAAIMIGYIGRAGQVTPIKDALARYRQESNGPVLLDPAIGDHGRIYVDKAVADGVLECLLPEASILTPNAFELGYLTSSSITGPEAAEKAAFGIIATHPNIEGVAVTGIALPSGIADAWIDRSGMTVFEKPALVRNRGGYSGAGDLFAALLMVHWLNGASWKDAATSASQLADDVLRHSDNENLNNISLDAVRQTASRIRDHA from the coding sequence ATGTCGGCGCTTCTTTCAATTCAGTCCGCGGTCACTTACGGGGCGGTGGGAAATACCATGGCAGAACTGGTGATGGCCGGATCACGACATCATCTCTGCCGGATTGATACCGTCCAACTGACAGCCCATCCCGGGCATGGATTTCGCGCCGGGGGCTCGCTGCCTGATACCGAATTTGCCGATCTTCTCGGTGGTCTTTCCAAGCTTGGCATCTGGGCAGATTTCGCCGCGATCATGATCGGCTATATTGGCCGGGCCGGGCAGGTTACCCCCATCAAAGATGCCCTTGCCCGCTACCGGCAGGAAAGTAACGGTCCGGTGCTTCTTGATCCTGCCATCGGTGATCATGGCCGGATCTATGTCGACAAGGCGGTGGCAGACGGCGTGCTTGAGTGCCTGCTGCCCGAGGCCAGCATCCTGACCCCTAACGCCTTTGAGCTTGGCTACCTGACTTCTTCTTCTATCACCGGCCCGGAGGCCGCCGAAAAGGCCGCTTTCGGTATCATCGCAACACATCCCAATATCGAAGGTGTTGCCGTGACCGGTATTGCGCTGCCATCAGGCATCGCTGATGCGTGGATCGACCGATCTGGCATGACGGTATTTGAAAAACCTGCTCTTGTTCGTAACCGTGGCGGGTATTCCGGTGCTGGCGATCTCTTTGCTGCCCTGCTGATGGTCCATTGGCTGAACGGTGCCAGCTGGAAAGACGCTGCCACCTCTGCAAGCCAGCTTGCAGATGACGTGCTACGGCACAGCGATAATGAAAATCTGAACAATATATCGCTCGATGCCGTCCGCCAGACGGCCAGCCGTATCAGAGACCACGCTTGA
- the leuB gene encoding 3-isopropylmalate dehydrogenase — protein MALNKKLMVMAGDGIGPEVMAATLKVADWMAKHRSLNFDISEGLVGGAAYDAHGTPLSDETLADAMAADATLFGAVGGPQYDDLPFELKPERGLLQLRKEMDLFANLRPAMVFPPLVSASTLKPEVVSGLNIMILRELTGGVYFAEPRGRRTREDGMVEAYDTNLYTPPEIERIGRVAFDLARKRDSRVTSVEKANVMHSGVLWREVMTALHKAEGEGVRLDHMYADNCAMQLVRNPKQFDVIVTDNLFGDLLSDCAAMLTGSLGMLPSASLGAPDPVTGKRYALYEPVHGSAPDIAGKGLANPLAQVLSFSMLLRYSFDQGAEADLLEAAVDKALSGEARTGDIMAEGCTQTGTDGMINAVLDGLDQLAR, from the coding sequence ATGGCATTGAACAAGAAACTCATGGTTATGGCCGGTGACGGCATCGGCCCTGAAGTCATGGCAGCAACACTCAAGGTCGCGGACTGGATGGCCAAGCACCGGTCCCTGAATTTTGATATTTCCGAAGGCTTGGTAGGTGGTGCGGCCTATGATGCCCATGGCACCCCTCTTTCCGATGAAACCCTGGCGGATGCCATGGCCGCGGATGCGACTCTTTTTGGTGCGGTGGGTGGCCCGCAATATGATGATCTTCCTTTTGAGTTGAAGCCTGAGCGCGGACTTCTGCAGCTTCGCAAGGAAATGGATCTCTTTGCCAATCTGCGTCCGGCCATGGTGTTTCCGCCGCTGGTCTCGGCGTCGACCCTGAAACCTGAAGTGGTGTCCGGGCTGAATATCATGATCCTCCGGGAATTGACCGGCGGGGTCTATTTTGCCGAACCGCGTGGCCGCCGCACCCGCGAAGACGGCATGGTCGAGGCGTATGATACCAATCTTTACACCCCGCCTGAAATTGAGCGTATCGGCCGGGTCGCTTTTGATCTGGCCCGCAAGCGGGATTCCCGGGTGACCAGTGTTGAGAAAGCCAACGTGATGCATTCCGGGGTTCTCTGGCGTGAAGTGATGACCGCCCTGCACAAGGCGGAAGGCGAAGGCGTCCGGCTTGATCACATGTATGCCGATAACTGCGCGATGCAGCTTGTCCGCAACCCCAAACAGTTTGATGTCATTGTCACGGATAATCTTTTCGGTGATCTGCTCTCGGATTGTGCGGCGATGCTCACGGGATCGCTCGGGATGCTGCCTTCGGCGTCTCTCGGGGCACCTGATCCGGTAACCGGCAAGCGCTATGCCCTTTATGAGCCGGTTCATGGCTCGGCCCCTGATATCGCGGGCAAGGGTCTTGCCAATCCCTTGGCGCAGGTTCTCAGTTTCTCGATGCTGCTGCGCTATTCCTTTGATCAGGGTGCTGAAGCAGATCTGCTTGAGGCAGCGGTCGACAAGGCGTTGAGCGGCGAGGCCCGGACCGGGGATATCATGGCCGAAGGATGCACCCAGACAGGGACAGATGGCATGATCAACGCCGTACTTGACGGGTTGGACCAGCTGGCGCGGTAA
- the ffh gene encoding signal recognition particle protein has translation MFDRLSDKLGSVLDKIRGRGALTEADVDTALREVRLALLDADVALPVVKSFIARVREQAVGQDVLKSIKPGQMVIKIVHDALVETLGPGDAELNISKRPPAVILMVGLQGSGKTTTTGKLARQLKTRQKKSVMLASLDVTRPAAREQLRLLGTEAGVDVLPEQDGDTPLSITKRALNAARLKSSDVLILDTAGRTTIDEALMAEVREVATQAEPAEVLLVADAMTGQDAVTTAAAFKEAVGITGIVLTRADGDARGGAALSMRQVTDCPIKFLGVGEKQDALEEFNPERMAGRILGMGDVVGLVEKAAETIEAEDAERMAKRMASGQFDMNDFLSQLRQLRKMGGMGGLMGMLPGIGKLKKQIEAAGIDDKHFNRQEAIILSMTRRERVQVALLNASRRKRIAEGSGTSVQDVNKLVKQYQDMARMMKRLGKMGGGDPAALASMLGGGDTPSAGMPGMGSGMGSGMGGLPGLGGKGFPGGLPGGLPGGFPGLGMPKGGKKRKR, from the coding sequence ATGTTCGATCGGCTGAGTGACAAACTGGGATCTGTCCTGGACAAGATCAGGGGCCGCGGCGCCCTCACCGAAGCGGATGTTGATACAGCGCTTCGGGAGGTGAGGCTCGCCCTTCTTGATGCCGATGTCGCCCTGCCGGTGGTGAAATCCTTCATCGCCCGGGTGCGGGAGCAGGCGGTTGGCCAGGACGTGCTCAAATCGATCAAGCCGGGCCAGATGGTCATCAAGATCGTGCATGATGCGCTGGTCGAAACACTTGGCCCCGGCGACGCTGAACTGAATATCAGCAAACGCCCGCCGGCGGTGATCCTGATGGTCGGCCTTCAGGGAAGCGGCAAGACAACCACCACCGGCAAACTGGCGCGGCAGCTCAAGACCCGGCAGAAGAAATCCGTCATGCTGGCCTCCCTCGACGTCACCCGTCCGGCAGCGCGGGAACAATTGCGCCTGCTCGGCACCGAAGCCGGGGTTGACGTCTTGCCGGAACAGGATGGCGATACACCGCTCAGCATCACCAAACGTGCGCTCAATGCCGCGCGGCTGAAATCTTCCGATGTGCTGATCCTTGATACCGCGGGGCGGACAACAATCGACGAAGCCCTGATGGCTGAAGTCCGTGAAGTGGCGACCCAGGCTGAACCGGCCGAAGTGCTGCTTGTCGCCGATGCCATGACCGGCCAGGATGCCGTCACCACGGCGGCGGCGTTCAAGGAAGCGGTGGGGATCACCGGCATTGTGCTGACCCGTGCCGATGGCGATGCCCGCGGCGGCGCGGCGCTGTCGATGCGGCAGGTCACCGATTGCCCGATCAAGTTTCTGGGTGTGGGTGAAAAACAGGACGCGCTTGAGGAATTCAACCCCGAACGCATGGCCGGCCGGATCCTCGGCATGGGCGATGTCGTCGGGCTGGTGGAAAAAGCAGCCGAAACCATTGAGGCCGAAGATGCCGAACGCATGGCAAAGCGCATGGCATCCGGCCAGTTCGACATGAACGATTTTCTCTCCCAGCTTCGCCAGCTGAGGAAAATGGGCGGCATGGGCGGGCTCATGGGAATGCTCCCCGGGATCGGCAAACTCAAGAAACAGATCGAAGCCGCCGGCATCGATGATAAACATTTCAACCGCCAGGAAGCGATCATCCTGTCGATGACCAGGCGCGAGCGGGTGCAGGTCGCGCTCCTCAACGCATCGCGGCGCAAGCGGATTGCCGAAGGATCGGGAACCTCGGTTCAGGATGTGAATAAACTCGTCAAGCAGTATCAGGATATGGCCAGGATGATGAAACGCCTTGGCAAGATGGGCGGCGGTGATCCGGCTGCGCTTGCCTCGATGCTGGGCGGCGGCGACACCCCCTCGGCTGGAATGCCGGGGATGGGCTCTGGCATGGGCTCAGGCATGGGCGGGTTGCCCGGTCTTGGCGGTAAAGGTTTCCCCGGCGGATTACCAGGTGGATTGCCAGGCGGGTTTCCCGGCCTCGGCATGCCGAAGGGTGGAAAGAAAAGAAAACGGTAG
- the leuD gene encoding 3-isopropylmalate dehydratase small subunit — translation MQKFDNHKGIAAPLDIINIDTDMIIPKQFLKTIKRTGLGANLFDEMRFAPDGSEKPEFVLNKEPWRHASILVAGDNFGCGSSREHAPWALLDYGIRAVISTSFADIFYNNCFKNGILPIVVSAEERDALMADARDPENPELEVDLVGQVIHRPNGASVSFEIDPFRKQCLLDGLDDIGLTMEKDSKITAFATDRQQSHPWL, via the coding sequence ATGCAGAAATTTGACAACCACAAGGGTATTGCCGCCCCGCTCGATATCATCAATATCGACACCGACATGATCATCCCGAAGCAGTTTCTGAAAACGATCAAGCGGACCGGGCTCGGCGCCAATCTTTTTGATGAGATGAGGTTTGCTCCCGATGGGTCCGAAAAACCTGAATTTGTCCTCAACAAGGAGCCGTGGCGTCATGCCAGCATTCTTGTTGCCGGGGATAATTTCGGTTGCGGGTCAAGCCGTGAGCACGCCCCCTGGGCGCTCCTCGATTACGGTATCCGGGCGGTGATCTCCACCAGTTTTGCCGATATCTTCTATAATAACTGCTTCAAGAACGGCATTCTGCCGATCGTCGTTTCCGCCGAAGAACGTGATGCGCTCATGGCGGATGCCCGGGATCCGGAAAATCCGGAACTTGAAGTTGATCTCGTCGGGCAGGTCATTCACCGCCCCAATGGTGCGTCGGTATCTTTTGAAATAGATCCTTTCCGCAAGCAGTGCCTGCTTGACGGCCTTGATGATATCGGGCTGACCATGGAGAAGGATTCCAAGATTACCGCTTTCGCGACGGACCGTCAGCAGAGCCATCCCTGGCTTTGA
- a CDS encoding aspartate-semialdehyde dehydrogenase, with protein sequence MGYNIAVAGATGAVGREMLQTLAERNFPADSVHALASRGSVGKMISYGEDRDITVEALESFDFSKVDIVLFSAGGSVAKEYAPKAGAAGAVVIDNSSAFRMDDDVPLIVPEVNGDVLDAFLADKNRRNIIANPNCSTAQMVVALKPLHEAYGIRRVVVSTYQAVSGAGRAAMDELFNQTRGVFVNEPVPPEQFTKEIAFNAIPHIDVFLDDGFTKEEWKMSAETRKILDPAINVVAHCVRIPVFIGHSEAVFIECEKPLDEDAARDLLRKAEGVIVIDHRVDEGYVTPKESAGEDAVYISRLRRDPTVENGLVFWCVSDNLRKGAALNSVQIAEELVKRGL encoded by the coding sequence ATGGGCTATAATATTGCGGTTGCCGGAGCCACGGGCGCGGTCGGGCGCGAAATGCTCCAGACATTGGCGGAACGGAATTTCCCGGCTGATTCTGTCCATGCCCTGGCCTCACGCGGGTCGGTGGGCAAGATGATTTCCTATGGTGAAGATAGGGATATCACCGTTGAAGCATTGGAGAGTTTTGACTTCTCAAAGGTTGATATCGTGCTGTTTTCCGCCGGTGGCAGCGTGGCCAAGGAATACGCCCCCAAAGCCGGTGCCGCCGGAGCGGTGGTGATCGACAATTCGTCGGCTTTCCGTATGGATGATGACGTCCCGCTCATCGTTCCCGAAGTCAATGGCGATGTGCTGGATGCCTTTCTTGCTGATAAGAACCGCCGCAACATCATCGCCAACCCGAACTGCTCGACCGCCCAGATGGTGGTGGCCTTGAAGCCGCTGCACGAAGCCTATGGGATTCGCCGGGTGGTGGTATCAACCTACCAGGCGGTTTCCGGTGCTGGCCGTGCGGCGATGGATGAGCTCTTCAACCAGACACGTGGCGTCTTCGTGAATGAGCCGGTTCCGCCGGAGCAGTTCACCAAGGAGATCGCTTTTAACGCCATCCCGCATATCGATGTTTTCCTTGATGATGGTTTCACCAAGGAAGAGTGGAAAATGTCGGCTGAAACCAGGAAGATTCTTGATCCTGCCATCAATGTGGTGGCCCATTGTGTGCGGATTCCCGTCTTCATCGGACATAGCGAGGCGGTCTTCATTGAATGCGAGAAACCGCTTGATGAAGACGCCGCCCGCGATCTTCTTCGCAAGGCCGAAGGCGTGATCGTGATCGATCACCGAGTTGATGAAGGCTATGTAACGCCAAAGGAAAGCGCGGGGGAGGATGCGGTCTATATCTCAAGGCTACGGCGTGATCCAACCGTTGAAAACGGCCTCGTCTTCTGGTGTGTATCCGATAACCTGCGCAAAGGTGCGGCGCTCAATTCGGTTCAGATTGCCGAAGAACTCGTCAAGCGTGGTCTCTGA
- the rpsP gene encoding 30S ribosomal protein S16 yields MALKIRLARGGAKKRPYYRIVVAEASAPRDGRFVERVGSYNPMVPKDHPERLNLDSERAMYWISKGAKPTERVQKMMAQLGLIEAPALRDQPKKSAPGKKRQEREAEAAAAAAAAAEAAAEAAAAATEAEEAPAAEAPAEEAAAEEAAAEAPAEETPAEEAPAAEAPAEEAPAEDAAADEDTAQS; encoded by the coding sequence ATGGCACTTAAAATCAGACTGGCCCGTGGTGGCGCCAAAAAGCGTCCCTATTACCGCATTGTTGTTGCCGAAGCATCGGCACCGCGGGATGGCCGTTTTGTCGAACGCGTAGGATCCTATAACCCGATGGTCCCGAAGGATCATCCGGAACGGCTAAACCTTGATTCCGAACGGGCAATGTACTGGATCTCCAAAGGGGCAAAGCCGACCGAACGGGTGCAGAAGATGATGGCCCAGCTTGGGCTCATCGAGGCGCCGGCCCTGCGCGATCAGCCGAAGAAATCCGCACCGGGCAAGAAGCGCCAGGAACGTGAGGCCGAGGCCGCCGCCGCCGCCGCCGCTGCTGCTGAAGCCGCCGCCGAAGCCGCCGCTGCCGCCACTGAAGCTGAAGAAGCTCCCGCCGCGGAAGCCCCAGCCGAAGAAGCTGCTGCAGAAGAAGCTGCTGCAGAAGCTCCGGCTGAAGAAACCCCTGCTGAGGAAGCCCCCGCCGCAGAAGCTCCAGCCGAGGAAGCCCCGGCTGAAGACGCCGCTGCTGACGAGGACACGGCACAGAGCTAA
- the ftsY gene encoding signal recognition particle-docking protein FtsY, whose translation MAIFGFLKKLTGKDKAEKAAADETLPESDAAEEAAAADAPETADAPEAADTDVVETPAPRAEDLPPAPESVPAESPAEMPVPDDLPPEDTTPEDTVPEDAAPETPAPEADISEDTGPDKVGKSLPEDAEIASAGGEDTAEDPAPEDAVLPEDEPSVETPAETPVPDDLPAEDAAPEDTVPEDPAPESAAPEPPAPDAGDKADEPSPEPARKSWFGRLKEGLGKSASKITEGLAGIMGKPKLDAADLDEIEDALIMADLGVAAAGRLTEGLKGRSYPDGVNAATLAEALAEEVGAILAPVAKPLEIRAENKPHVVLMVGVNGSGKTTTAGKLAEYWRSEGRSVMLAAADTFRAAAVEQLKIWGERTGTTVIAGEPNADAAAVAYQAHEAAIREKVDVLIVDTAGRLQARAELMEELGKITRVLGKQDAAAPHDSIIVLDGTVGQNALSQVAAFQEVANLSGMIVTKLDGSARGGVVVALAEEFGLPIHAVGVGEGKDDLRPFDAADFGRALAGLGNT comes from the coding sequence ATGGCGATTTTCGGCTTTCTGAAAAAATTGACCGGAAAAGACAAGGCGGAGAAAGCCGCCGCAGATGAAACGCTGCCCGAAAGTGATGCCGCCGAAGAGGCCGCCGCGGCCGACGCCCCCGAGACTGCCGATGCCCCCGAGGCCGCCGATACGGATGTTGTTGAAACGCCCGCACCACGGGCAGAAGATCTGCCCCCCGCCCCAGAATCTGTCCCCGCAGAATCTCCCGCTGAAATGCCGGTCCCGGATGATCTGCCCCCCGAAGACACCACCCCCGAAGATACCGTTCCGGAAGACGCTGCTCCTGAAACGCCGGCTCCGGAAGCCGACATCTCGGAAGACACCGGGCCCGATAAGGTTGGAAAAAGCCTTCCCGAAGATGCGGAAATTGCTTCTGCCGGGGGCGAGGACACCGCCGAAGACCCTGCCCCGGAAGATGCCGTTCTTCCCGAAGATGAACCATCCGTGGAAACTCCCGCTGAAACGCCGGTCCCGGATGATCTGCCTGCCGAAGACGCTGCTCCCGAAGACACCGTTCCAGAAGACCCTGCTCCCGAAAGCGCCGCCCCCGAACCTCCGGCGCCCGATGCCGGGGATAAAGCTGACGAACCTTCACCTGAACCTGCCCGTAAAAGCTGGTTTGGCCGGCTCAAGGAAGGGCTCGGCAAATCCGCTTCCAAGATCACCGAAGGCCTTGCCGGCATCATGGGCAAGCCAAAGCTTGATGCCGCCGATCTGGACGAGATTGAAGATGCGCTGATCATGGCCGATCTCGGGGTGGCGGCGGCAGGGCGTCTCACCGAAGGCCTCAAGGGACGGTCCTATCCCGATGGCGTCAATGCCGCCACCCTGGCCGAAGCGCTGGCCGAAGAAGTTGGCGCCATTCTTGCCCCGGTGGCAAAACCCCTCGAAATTCGGGCCGAAAACAAGCCTCATGTGGTGTTGATGGTGGGCGTCAACGGTTCGGGCAAGACAACCACCGCCGGCAAACTTGCCGAATACTGGCGCTCCGAAGGCCGGAGCGTGATGCTTGCCGCCGCCGATACGTTCCGTGCCGCGGCGGTGGAACAGCTCAAGATCTGGGGGGAGCGCACCGGCACCACCGTGATCGCGGGGGAGCCGAACGCCGATGCCGCCGCGGTGGCCTATCAGGCGCATGAGGCGGCCATCCGCGAGAAAGTGGATGTGCTGATTGTCGATACCGCCGGCCGTCTTCAGGCCCGGGCGGAGCTGATGGAAGAGCTTGGCAAGATCACCCGCGTGCTGGGCAAGCAGGACGCCGCCGCCCCCCATGACAGCATCATCGTGCTTGATGGAACAGTCGGCCAGAATGCGTTGTCGCAGGTTGCCGCATTTCAGGAAGTGGCAAATCTGTCGGGCATGATCGTCACCAAACTTGACGGCAGTGCCCGGGGTGGCGTGGTGGTGGCGCTGGCCGAGGAATTCGGCCTGCCCATTCACGCGGTCGGCGTGGGCGAAGGCAAGGATGATCTGCGGCCGTTCGATGCCGCGGATTTCGGCCGGGCGCTGGCCGGGCTGGGCAACACTTGA
- the rplS gene encoding 50S ribosomal protein L19 — protein MNILDRIGQKEMEKVVAEREIPDFAPGDTLRVDVKVVEGTRERIQAFEGVCIGRKAAGVNSSFTVRKISYGEGVERIFPLYSPRVAGITVMRRGKVRRAKLYYLRGRTGKAARIAEKTRERTTKTSTEASA, from the coding sequence ATGAACATTTTGGATCGTATTGGCCAGAAGGAAATGGAAAAAGTTGTTGCCGAACGTGAGATTCCGGATTTCGCTCCGGGTGATACGCTTCGGGTTGACGTGAAGGTTGTTGAAGGCACGCGTGAACGCATCCAGGCCTTTGAGGGCGTATGCATCGGCCGCAAGGCTGCGGGCGTCAATTCCTCTTTTACGGTGCGCAAGATTTCCTATGGTGAAGGTGTTGAGAGGATCTTTCCGCTCTACTCCCCTCGTGTTGCCGGCATCACCGTGATGCGCCGAGGCAAGGTTCGCCGTGCCAAACTCTACTATCTGCGTGGCCGGACAGGTAAAGCTGCCCGTATCGCGGAAAAGACACGTGAGCGCACCACCAAGACCAGCACCGAAGCCAGCGCTTGA
- the leuC gene encoding 3-isopropylmalate dehydratase large subunit → MSEPRTLFDKIWDAHLVHKDEDGSSLIYIDRHLVHEVTSPQAFEGLRQAGRKVACPERTLAVADHNVPTSSRSEGIADVESRIQVEALEKNAADFGVPYFGMDDIRQGIVHVIGPEQGFTQPGMTIVCGDSHTATHGAFGALAFGIGTSEVEHVLATQTLIQQPARNMRITVDGLPGPGVTAKDIILAIIGKIGTAGGTGHVIEYAGEAIRNLSMEGRMTVCNMSIEAGARAGMIAPDEVTFEYIKGKPMAPQGEMWDRAVAWWKTLPSDEGATYDKEVVIKAADIAPTVTWGTSPEDTAPITGHVPDPAKVSNPAQKAKIERALDYMGLTPGMAITDIAIDTVFIGSCTNSRIEDLRAAAQIAEGRKVAEGVRAMIVPGSGLVKKQAEDEGLDAIFRAAGFDWREAGCSMCLAMNADRLSEGERCASTSNRNFEGRQGRGGRTHLVSPEMAVAAAVTGKLADVRSL, encoded by the coding sequence ATGTCCGAACCACGTACACTTTTTGATAAAATCTGGGATGCCCATCTCGTTCACAAGGATGAAGACGGCTCCAGCCTGATCTATATTGATCGGCACCTTGTTCATGAAGTCACCAGCCCCCAGGCTTTTGAAGGGCTTCGCCAGGCTGGCCGCAAGGTCGCCTGCCCTGAGCGCACCCTTGCGGTCGCTGACCACAATGTCCCGACGTCAAGCCGGTCCGAGGGCATTGCCGACGTCGAATCCCGGATACAGGTCGAAGCTCTTGAAAAGAATGCCGCCGATTTCGGGGTGCCGTATTTCGGCATGGATGATATCCGGCAGGGAATAGTCCATGTTATCGGGCCGGAGCAGGGCTTCACCCAGCCTGGCATGACCATTGTCTGCGGCGATTCCCATACCGCAACCCATGGTGCCTTTGGTGCGCTGGCTTTCGGCATCGGAACATCCGAAGTCGAGCATGTGCTCGCCACCCAGACCCTGATCCAGCAACCGGCCAGAAATATGCGGATTACCGTGGATGGCCTGCCGGGCCCGGGGGTTACCGCCAAGGATATCATCCTTGCCATCATCGGGAAAATCGGCACTGCCGGCGGCACCGGCCACGTCATCGAATATGCCGGTGAAGCTATCCGCAATCTGAGCATGGAAGGCCGGATGACGGTCTGCAACATGTCGATCGAGGCTGGTGCCCGGGCTGGCATGATCGCCCCGGATGAGGTGACGTTCGAATATATCAAGGGCAAGCCGATGGCGCCCCAGGGCGAGATGTGGGACAGGGCGGTTGCCTGGTGGAAGACACTGCCTTCGGATGAGGGCGCAACCTACGATAAGGAAGTGGTGATCAAGGCCGCAGATATTGCGCCTACCGTTACCTGGGGAACAAGCCCGGAAGATACGGCGCCGATCACCGGCCATGTACCTGATCCCGCCAAGGTGTCGAATCCGGCCCAGAAGGCAAAGATCGAGCGTGCTCTTGACTATATGGGGCTGACCCCGGGGATGGCGATCACGGATATTGCCATCGACACCGTCTTCATCGGCTCCTGCACCAACAGCCGGATCGAGGATCTGCGCGCCGCCGCCCAGATTGCCGAAGGCCGCAAGGTTGCCGAAGGTGTTCGGGCGATGATCGTGCCAGGTTCCGGCCTCGTCAAGAAACAGGCTGAAGATGAAGGTCTTGATGCGATCTTCCGTGCCGCAGGCTTTGACTGGCGTGAAGCCGGATGTTCGATGTGTCTTGCCATGAATGCCGACCGGCTTTCCGAAGGCGAGCGCTGCGCATCGACGTCGAACCGGAATTTCGAAGGCCGTCAGGGCCGTGGCGGACGCACGCATCTGGTAAGCCCGGAAATGGCAGTTGCCGCAGCCGTCACCGGCAAGCTTGCCGATGTCCGGTCACTCTAG
- the rimM gene encoding ribosome maturation factor RimM (Essential for efficient processing of 16S rRNA), which yields MVARKVCLGAIASPHGVRGMVRIKPFTEEAENIGAYGPVSLADGRRFSLSVRSVAKGMVLASLEGISSRDDAEGLKGELIYVDQDALPDPLAEEIYHADLIGRMLVDPSLGVIGRITGVYDFGAGSMLEVQRDKGRPVIIPFPETNPISPGMDDAGDEIVTLKVDPVWLEDGAGNG from the coding sequence ATGGTAGCGCGGAAGGTCTGTCTTGGTGCGATTGCCTCACCCCATGGGGTGAGGGGCATGGTCCGGATCAAGCCCTTCACCGAAGAGGCGGAGAATATCGGGGCGTATGGGCCGGTCAGTCTGGCCGATGGGCGCCGGTTTTCCCTCTCGGTGCGGAGCGTGGCCAAGGGGATGGTGCTGGCCTCGCTGGAGGGCATTTCCAGCCGGGACGACGCCGAAGGGTTGAAGGGCGAGCTGATCTATGTTGATCAGGACGCCTTGCCCGACCCTCTCGCCGAAGAGATCTATCACGCCGATCTCATCGGCCGGATGCTTGTCGATCCATCGCTCGGGGTCATCGGCCGTATCACCGGGGTTTATGATTTCGGGGCCGGATCCATGCTTGAGGTTCAGAGAGACAAGGGCAGGCCCGTGATAATTCCATTTCCCGAAACGAACCCAATTTCACCCGGAATGGATGATGCCGGAGACGAAATCGTAACGCTCAAGGTTGATCCGGTCTGGCTGGAAGATGGAGCCGGAAATGGCTGA